In a genomic window of Lagopus muta isolate bLagMut1 chromosome 2, bLagMut1 primary, whole genome shotgun sequence:
- the ZNF292 gene encoding zinc finger protein 292 codes for MADEEAEQESGGLGGDLLELRRLRERLLELETGLRESAEPAVQAATEYCKQLCQTLLEYAEKWKTSEDPLPLLEVYTVAIRSYVKARPYLTSECENVAFVLERLALSCIELLLCLPLDLPEHKWEEFQAFVQVAHKKLMENGSGELHILTTLTQEKGVWKNPVLCSILSQEQLDPEKVNEFLVFEGPVLLDMRIKHLMKTKQLTQATALAKLCSDHPEISAQGNFKQTYLVCLCSGSPNEKLMEEIAEVDCKDALEMICNLESDGDEKSALILCAAFLSRQLQQGEMYCAWELTLFWSKLQQRVEPSIQVYLERCRQLSVLTKTVYHIFFLIKVINSEIDGAGLATCIELCVKALRLESSENADVKISICKTISCLLPDDLEVKRACQLSEFLLEPTVDAYYAVEMLYNQPDQKYDEENLPIPNSLRCELLLVLKTQWPFDPEFWDWKTLKRQCLALMGEEASIVSSIDELNDSEVYEKVEDCQEETKETSMNGFAGSFDEATSLLKGIRDEKQKKREIKKLRERGFISARFRNWQAYMQYCVLCDKEFLGHRIVRHAQKHYKDGIYSCPICAQNFNSKENFVPHVTLHVKKSSKERLAAMKPLRRLGRPPKIATTNENQKTNSVSKQEQRPIKKNSLYSTDFIVFNDNDGSDDDNDDKDKPYVPEIVPVQKPLPVNEFTCPVTFCKKGFKYFKNLIAHAKGHKDNEEAKRFLEMQSKKVICQYCRRHFVSVTHLNDHLQMHCGSKPYICIQMKCKAGFNSYAELLTHRKEHQVFRAKCMFPKCGRVFSEAYLLYDHEAQHYNTYTCKFTGCGKVYRSQNELEKHIEEHNRQPEKVQQPEGQANQSDLSQPSKANESTDGVAVKEESASAPADNQSSFTEGENYVWNEIKAEPVGSESANTSPNTLQQSDSLPNAAPEEAAAGSVKTEVAIPVSSVKMLAVNQKIRDNFVRRGKLAATTSKVDPTKSGAQQLCSTVDSCLPVFQERKEENCLNQSQNVQNVSVSSNTLKPEALESKSLEGQVNIVNTLSMQNQAGYRNSVPISKLEIEDSIKAAANLYNLPLKTLESITFIPSQPSINNSLVPTVSPAAPVQKFSCQVEGCTRTYNSSQSIGKHMKAAHPDQYATFKMQRKNKKPRKSSNLQNVENDEKIVCLMPSQVGNPNGAAFTAQNKTNSNPTCSSQAQHLSTTLFPTHLENMTNPVLPVVESVINPSLSTRIKSEPESVLCSQMENLSGVTLPSQLEDLAKRVMPLNIDGSSDPFLPLPAENGPMSLFPSPSENAPSSVFSQLENNTNNFSSQLEGNSSSAFPKEETIDQLFPSRVNNENNFSETSSQLPTPEKMKKDRGRGPNGKERKPKHNKRAKWPAIIRDGKFICSRCFRVFTNPRSLGGHLSKRSYCKPLEGSEISAEALQANGQSLLASMILSSNSLSLQQPQEPTFNPELCFKDPAFLQLLASENRSTALLQTMFPRANVPNFNTSGNEEGNQIIKQALETAGISSTFDTTDVLPHIVTTSCVTGTTQINATVLPNSTMSPLLQTVCNPSTLLTDQNRTLNTKIPSVNECKSLPVFATDDLMLKTIENGLCSSSFSNAAAAAQTFAGNASRVSVISTPNNSVSNNSNKKGTSASKRKRKATTPLVAPNIAQKVAVNNITTGLLAKSSEGNMQTQGDKFQSNLVANCDSQAVAESLTQKLNNADNQLFVASVKENFKTNLETRTLTVKAENGDSQMMATNSCVQANSEEQISEDSVIQNFEKTLEIIKSAMNSQMLEVKTEIQDTGTASEQNLQVNTTQTSSGNSSSSVLLPTHTQFAVHSGNVTAAKSNSTQSETSQKVDSQILEILEGLQKLKLENDSSIQISESVCHCAPADTLAPAVPVVPIENKPLVQVSSETIIHFSDKVNKPFVCQNQGCNYSAMTKDALFKHYGKVHQYTAEMILEIKKHQLKYAPFKCVVASCPKTFTRNSNLRAHCQLVHHFTTEEMVKLKIKRPYGRRSQNEIVNTTSQPVEINLQTLITENKTAAPLDKEGQIKEALEPVNVLEKLLPEKNIPEKLETPPQVVSVPLEQHNADAFGDPEAKVRKVRRHRKEKDERKRRKPVTKPLEFPTRYSPYRPYRCVHQGCFAAFTIQQNLILHYQAVHKSDLPAFSAEVEEESEAGKEERDETETKPSIREFRCEMSDCSRIFQEVPSLIQHYMKLHNMTPEQIRNMKPAPEAGRFSCDQSQCKSSFTVYFNYVTHLETEHGVKIRPNKVEDDGVFKCDCEGCDRIYATRSNLLRHIFNKHNDRHKDHLIRPRRLTPGQENISSKANQEKPVKSKQRGLKNKSGKESSRLSEKTKRKKNVNLENKNAKPMQIQENKAYSLKRGKHVFSIKARNEALSECTSRFVTQYPCMIKGCSSVVTSESNIIRHYKCHKLSKAFTSQHRNLLIVSKQHSVPEVKEIPCEQEETDQKIDVEGTEPSSLPSNNDSSTSTLPQKETEKGEKDEVDELTELFITKLINEDCSSAENQAKISSSVNNDSQETNSCPSEKQKSNNLKRANKEKNVSQNKRRRTEKAEEVLPAEVSNLHREEETAVAIQTAEEQPAAFDWSSFKPMGFEVSFLKFLEESAVKQKKSTERDHHSSGTKKGSHSNTRKSNEKTSLATSNNVTWSSSAAETFVQFANPSQLQSCDNVKIVLDKTFKDCTERALKQLQEMRPTVSLRRLDEHWENDPEVTAAKERKGNEKGTQN; via the exons tgaaTGAATTTTTAGTGTTTGAAGGCCCTGTCCTGCTGGATATGCGTATTAAACACctcatgaaaacaaagcaattaacACAAGCTACTGCCCTGGCAAAACTCTGCTCTGACCATCCAGAAATCAGTGCACAAGGCAATTTCAAGCAAACCTACTTGGTCTGTCTTTGTTCAGGATCACCAAATGAAAAGCTAATGGAGGAA ATTGCAGAAGTAGATTGCAAAGATGCTCTAGAAATGATCTGTAACCTGGAATCTGATGGAGATGAGAAAAGTGCTCTAATTTTATGTGCAGCGTTTTTATCTCGCCAGCTTCAGCAAGGAGAGATGTACTGTGCCTG GGAACTGACTCTTTTCTGGAGTAAACTGCAGCAAAGGGTAGAGCCTTCTATTCAAGTGTATCTAGAGAGATGTCGTCAACTTTCTGTGTTAACTAAGACTGTTTatcacattttcttcctgatcAAAGTAATTAACTCAGAG ATTGATGGTGCTGGACTTGCAACCTGCATTGAACTGTGTGTGAAAGCCTTGCGCTTGGAATCCAGTGAAAATGCAGATGTCAAGATATCTATTTGCAAGACTATCTCCTGTTTGCTTCCAGATGATTTGGAGGTTAAACGTGCTTGTCAGTTGAGTGAATTTCTTCTTGAACCCACTGTGGATGCATACTATGCTGTTGAAATGCTCTATAATCAGCCTGATCAAAAGTACGATGAAGAGAATCTTCCAATACCAAATTCATTGCGCTGTGAGCTCTTACTTGTACTGAAAACTCAGTGGCCTTTTGATCCAGAATTCTGGGACTGGAAAACTCTAAAGCGTCAGTGTCTGGCACTGATGGGAGAGGAAGCTTCCATTGTGTCATCGATAGATGAACTCAACGATAGTGAAGTGTATGAGAAGGTTGAGGATTGCCAAGAAGAGACTAAAGAAACCTCCATGAATGGGTTTGCTGGCAGTTTTGATGAAGCTACGAGCCTTCTTAAAGGTATCagagatgaaaagcagaaaaagagagaaattaaaaaactcAGAGAGAGAGGATTCATATCAGCTAGATTCCGGAACTGGCAAGCTTATATGCAGTACTGTGTGTTATGTGACAAGGAATTTCTAGGTCACAGAATAGTTAGGCATGCTCAAAAACATTACAAAGATGGAATTTACAGTTGTCCTATTTGTGCCCAAAATTTTAATTCTAAAGAAAACTTTGTTCCCCATGTAACTTTGCATGTTAAAAAATCCAGCAAAGAGAGACTGGCAGCTATGAAACCGCTGAGAAGATTGGGAAGACCTCCTAAAATAGCAACTACCAACGAGAATCAGAAAACCAATTCTGTATCCAAACAGGAGCAGCGACCCATTAAGAAGAACAGTCTCTATTCAACAGACTTCATTGTATTTAATGATAATGATGGCTCTGATGATGACAATGATGATAAAGATAAACCATATGTACCAGAGATAGTGCCAGTTCAAAAGCCACTACCTGTTAATGAATTCACTTGCCCTGTAACGTTTTGTAAAAAAGgctttaagtattttaaaaatctaataGCACATGCAAAGGGGCATAAGGATAATGAAGAAGCTAAACGTTTTctagaaatgcaaagcaaaaaagtGATTTGTCAGTACTGTAGACGACATTTTGTAAGTGTTACTCATCTGAATGATCATTtacaaatgcactgtggcagcAAGCCTTATATCTGCATACAGATGAAATGCAAGGCTGGTTTTAACAGTTATGCTGAGCTGCTCACTCACAGGAAGGAGCATCAGGTCTTCAGAGCAAAGTGTATGTTTCCTAAATGTGGGAGAGTGTTTTCTGAAGCCTATTTACTGTATGATCACGAAGCACAACACTATAATACCTATACCTGTAAATTCACAGGCTGTGGAAAAGTGTACCGTTCTCAGAACGAACTGGAAAAGCATATTGAAGAACACAACAGGCAGCCTGAAAAAGTGCAACAGCCTGAAGGCCAGGCGAATCAATCTGATCTTAGTCAACCTTCTAAAGCTAATGAAAGTACTGATGGAGTTGCTGTTAAAGAGGAATCAGCATCTGCTCCAGCTGACAACCAAAGTAGTTTTACTGAAGGAGAAAACTATGTCTGGaatgaaatcaaagcagaacCGGTAGGGAGTGAAAGTGCCAATACATCCCCAAATACACTGCAGCAAAGTGATTCCTTGCCTAATGCTGCTCCAGAAGAGGCTGCTGCAGGTTCAGTGAAGACGGAAGTAGCAATTCCAGTGAGCAGTGTTAAGATGCTTGCAGTTAACCAGAAGATCCGAGACAACTTTGTAAGGAGAGGTAAATTGGCTGCTACTACCAGTAAAGTAGATCCCACTAAATCTGGAGCCCAGCAATTGTGCTCAACAGTTGATTCCTGTCTTCCAGTtttccaagaaagaaaggaagagaattgTCTCAATCAGTCTCAGAATGTTCAAAATGTATCTGTGAGTTCGAATACACTAAAACCAGAAGCCCTTGAATCCAAAAGCTTAGAAGGGCAAGTAAACATTGTAAACACGCTTAGCATGCAGAATCAGGCAGGATACCGAAACAGTGTTCCCATTTCCAAACTTGAAATTGAAGACAGTATTAAAGCTGCAGCTAATCTATACAACCTACCTTTAAAAACTTTAGAAAGTATTACATTTATTCCATCACAGCCTAGCATAAATAATTCCTTAGTTCCAACTGtgtcaccagcagcaccagttcAGAAATTTAGTTGCCAGGTTGAGGGGTGTACTCGAACGTACAACTCATCACAGAGCATTGGCAAACACATGAAGGCAGCGCACCCCGATCAATATGCTACGTTTAAAATGCAACGTAAGAATAAGAAACCACGAAAATCCAGCAATTTACAAAACGTTGAAAACGATGAAAAGATTGTCTGTCTGATGCCATCTCAAGTGGGCAATCCTAACGGTGCTGCTTTTACTGCACAGAACAAAACTAATTCGAATCCTACCTGTTCCAGTCAAGCGCAACACCTCTCAACTACACTTTTCCCAACTCACTTAGAAAATATGACCAATCCTGTGTTGCCTGTAGTGGAAAGTGTTATAAATCCAAGTTTGTCTACTCGTATTAAAAGTGAGCCTGAAAGTGTTTTATGTTCACAAATGGAAAATCTGTCTGGTGTAACCTTGCCTTCCCAGTTGGAAGATCTGGCAAAAAGAGTTATGCCTCTGAATATTGATGGCAGTTcagatccttttcttcctttgcctgCAGAGAATGGTCCAAtgtctctttttccttcacCATCAGAGAACGCCCCAAGCTCAGTCTTCTCACAActggaaaacaacacaaacaacTTTTCGTCACAACTAGAAGGAAATAGCAGTTCTGCTTTCCCAAAAGAGGAAACTATTGATCAATTGTTTCCTTCACGAGTGAATAATGAAAACAACTTCAGTGAAACCAGTTCTCAACTTCCAACtccagaaaagatgaaaaaggacCGTGGCCGGGGtccaaatggaaaagaaaggaagccaaAACATAACAAGCGGGCAAAGTGGCCAGCAATAATTAGAGATGGTAAATTTATCTGTAGCAGGTGTTTCAGAGTTTTTACTAATCCTCGATCACTTGGTGGTCACTTATCTAAGAGGTCATACTGTAAGCCTCTTGAAGGATCAGAAATTTCTGCAGAAGCTCTGCAAGCTAATGGACAGTCTTTGCTTGCTAGTATGATTCTTTCCTCAAATTCATTAAGCTTGCAGCAACCCCAGGAGCCTACTTTCAATCCAGAATTGTGTTTTAAGGATCCAGCATTCCTGCAATTGCTTGCATCTGAAAATCGTTCTACGGCCTTACTGCAGACCATGTTCCCAAGGGCCAACGTGCCTAACTTTAATACCAGTGGAAATGAGGAAGGAAATCAAATTATAAAACAAGCTTTGGAAACCGCAGGCATTTCAAGTACCTTTGATACCACGGATGTACTTCCACATATCGTTACAACAAGTTGCGTCACTGGTACAACTCAAATAAATGCAACTGTTCTTCCCAATTCAACCATGTCACCTCTGTTGCAGACAGTCTGCAACCCAAGTACTCTGCTAACAGACCAAAACAGGACCCTCAATACCAAAATTCCTTCAGTAAACGAGTGCAAGAGTTTGCCTGTTTTTGCAACAGATGATTTAATGCTGAAGACAATTGAGAATGGCCTATGCTCTAGCTCATTTTCtaatgctgctgcagcagcacaaacctTTGCAGGGAACGCTTCGCGAGTTTCAGTTATAAGTACTCCTAATAATTCAGTATCAAATAACTCAAATAAGAAGGGAACCAGTGCttcaaagaggaagagaaaagcaactaCACCCTTAGTTGCACCGAACATAGCACAGAAAGTAGCAGTAAATAATATAACAACGGGTCTTCTAGCCAAAAGCTCTGAAGGAAACATGCAAACACAGGGAGATAAATTTCAGTCCAACTTGGTAGCAAATTGTGATTCCCAAGCAGTGGCGGAAAGTCTCACACAGAAACTCAATAATGCTGACAATCAGTTATTCGTGGCCAGTGTCAAAGAGAACTTCAAAACAAACCTTGAGACTCGTACATTAACGGTGAAAGCTGAAAATGGGGATTCCCAAATGATGGCTACAAATTCTTGTGTGCAGGCCAATTCAGAGGAGCAGATTTCAGAAGACAGTGTTATTCAGAACTTTGAAAAAACccttgaaataattaaaagtgCCATGAATTCACAGATGCTTGAGGTGAAAACTGAGATTCAGGATACTGGCACTGCTTCGGAACAGAACTTGCAAGTAAATACCACACAAACTTCTTCAGGAAATTCTTCAAGTAGTGTGCTGTTACCCACTCACACACAGTTTGCAGTGCATTCAGGGAATGTCACTGCTGCAAAGAGTAACTCTACTCAGTCTGAAACATCTCAAAAAGTTGATAGTCAAATACTGGAAATTTTGGAGGGCTTACAAAAACTGAAACTCGAAAATGATTCATCCATTCAGATCTCTGAGAGTGTTTGCCACTGTGCCCCAGCAGATACTCTAGCACCAGCAGTTCCTGTTGTACCAATTGAAAACAAGCCCCTCGTCCAGGTATCTTCAGAAACGATTATTCACTTTAGTGACAAAGTTAATAAGCCTTTTGTGTGTCAGAATCAAGGTTGCAACTATAGTGCAATGACAAAAGATGCGTTGTTTAAACACTATGGCAAGGTTCACCAGTACACTGCAGAAATGATACTGGAAATTAAGAAACATCAGCTGAAGTACGCCCCATTCAAGTGTGTTGTTGCTAGCTGTCCAAAGACATTTACGCGAAACTCTAATCTCCGAGCACACTGCCAGCTTGTACATCATTTTACAACAGAAGAGatggtaaaattaaaaattaaaaggcCTTATGGCAGAAGGTctcaaaatgaaattgtaaaCACAACTTCGCAACCTGTTGAAATAAATTTGCAGACActaataacagaaaacaaaactgcagctcCGTTGGACAAAGAAGGTCAGATAAAAGAAGCTCTAGAGCCTGTAAATGTCTTGGAAAAGTTACTACCTgagaaaaatattcctgaaaaaCTGGAAACACCTCCCCAGGTGGTTTCCGTTCCATTGGAGCAGCATAACGCAGACGCTTTTGGTGATCCAGAGGCAAAAGTACGCAAAGTTAGGaggcacaggaaagaaaaagatgagagaaaacGTCGGAAGCCCGTAACAAAACCTCTGGAGTTTCCAACCAGATACAGTCCTTACAGACCATATCGATGCGTCCATCAGGGCTGCTTCGCAGCGTTTAcaattcaacaaaatctaattCTTCATTATCAAGCTGTGCACAAATCAGACCTTCCTGCCTTCTCTGCTGAAGTGGAGGAGGAGAGTGAGGCAGGTAAGGAGGAACGTGACGAGACTGAAACTAAACCCAGCATCAGAGAATTCAGGTGTGAGATGAGTGACTGCTCCCGAATATTCCAGGAGGTTCCTAGCTTGATACAGCATTACATGAAGCTTCATAACATGACCCCTGAGCAAATCAGAAACATGAAACCAGCTCCAGAGGCGGGAAGATTTTCTTGTGATCAGTCTCAATGTAAATCTTCATTTACAGTGTATTTCAACTACGTTACGCATCTGGAGACAGAGCACGGTGTTAAGATAAGGCCAAACAAGGTAGAAGATGACGGTGTATTCAAGTGTGATTGTGAGGGCTGTGACCGCATTTATGCTACTAGATCTAACCTCCTGAggcatatttttaataaacataaTGACAGGcataaagatcatctaataAGACCCAGAAGGCTGACACCAGgtcaggaaaacatttcaagcAAAGCAAACCAGGAGAAACCAGTGAAGTCCAAACAGAGAGGACTGAAAAACAAATcgggaaaggaaagcagcaggctgtcGGAGAAAACAAAACGAAAGAAAAACGTtaacttggaaaacaaaaatgcaaaaccaaTGCAAATTCAGGAAAATAAGGCTTATTCACTGAAACGCGGAAAGCACGTGTTTTCTATAAAAGCTAGAAATGAGGCATTATCCGAATGTACAAGCAGATTTGTAACTCAGTATCCGTGTATGATAAAAGGATGTTCTTCTGTAGTTACAAGCGAAAGTAACATCATAAGGCATTACAAATGCCACAAATTGTCCAAGGCCTTTACTTCACAACACAGAAATCTTCTCATTGTATCTAAACAGCACTCTGTGCCAGAAGTAAAGGAAATACCTTGTGAGCAGGAGGAGACTGACCAAAAAATTGATGTGGAAGGAACAGAACCAAGTTCGTTACCAAGCAATAATGATTCAAGCACATCAACATTGCCacaaaaagaaactgagaaaggTGAGAAGGACGAAGTGGATGAACTGACAGAACTCTTCATTACTAAACTGATTAACGAGGATTGTTCAAGTGCTGAAAATCAAGCAAAAATATCTTCCAGTGTAAATAATGACTCGCAGGAGACCAACTCCTGCCCCTCAGAGAAGCAAAAATCAAACAACTTAAAAAGAGCgaacaaagaaaaaaacgtGTCTCAGAATAAGAGAAGAAGaactgagaaagcagaggaggTGCTGCCTGCTGAAGTGAGTAACCTGCACAGGGAGGAAGAGACTGCAGTTGCTATTCAGACAGCTgaagagcagcctgcagctttTGACTGGAGTTCATTTAAGCCTATGGGTTTTGAAGTTTCATTCCTCAAATTCCTTGAGGAGTCTGCtgtgaagcaaaagaaaagcactgaaagagaCCACCACAGCAGCGGAACCAAAAAAGGATCTCATTCAAACACACGAAAATCTAACGAGAAGACCTCCTTAGCAACAAGTAATAATGTCACTTGGTcatcttctgcagctgaaacCTTTGTACAGTTTGCCAATCCGTCACAGCTTCAGAGCTGTGATAATGTAAAGATAGTTTTAGACAAGACTTTTAAGGACTGCACTGAGCGTGCGTTGAAGCAACTTCAGGAAATGAGACCTACCGTCAGTTTGAGAAGACTTGATGAACACTGGGAAAATGATCCAGAAGTTAcagctgcaaaagaaagaaagggtaATGAGAAGGGCACTCAAAACTGA